One window of the Lactococcus lactis genome contains the following:
- the cysE gene encoding serine O-acetyltransferase, whose product MNEKKKGFWSEAIRVTKENDPAARTALEVFLTYPGVKALAAHRISHFLWRHHLKLLARMHSQFWRFWTQIEIHPGAEIAHGVFIDHGSGLVIGETAIVEKDVKLYHGVTLGGTGKDKGKRHPTIRQGALISAHSQLLGPIEVGENAKVGASAVVVTDVPPEVTVVGIPAKVVRVKGKKDVERIISLEEKREASYHSSHL is encoded by the coding sequence ATGAACGAAAAAAAGAAAGGTTTTTGGTCTGAAGCAATTCGAGTGACCAAAGAAAATGATCCGGCAGCTAGAACTGCCCTGGAAGTCTTTTTGACCTATCCAGGAGTAAAAGCTCTTGCAGCTCACCGAATTTCACATTTTCTTTGGCGTCATCATTTGAAACTTTTGGCTCGGATGCACTCACAATTTTGGCGATTTTGGACTCAAATTGAAATTCATCCAGGAGCAGAAATTGCCCATGGCGTCTTTATTGACCATGGTTCTGGATTAGTTATTGGCGAAACTGCCATTGTTGAAAAGGACGTCAAGCTTTATCATGGAGTTACCTTGGGGGGGACAGGAAAAGATAAAGGGAAACGTCATCCAACAATTAGACAAGGGGCATTAATTTCTGCCCATTCTCAACTTTTAGGTCCTATTGAAGTTGGAGAAAATGCAAAAGTAGGGGCGAGTGCTGTTGTGGTAACAGATGTTCCGCCAGAAGTAACTGTTGTTGGAATACCTGCAAAAGTTGTTCGAGTTAAAGGTAAAAAAGATGTCGAGCGCATCATAAGCCTTGAAGAAAAAAGAGAAGCAAGCTATCATTCATCACATTTGTGA
- a CDS encoding TMEM175 family protein, which translates to MKKRKVAIYEGHLLATLKSFTDAVMSIIATIMVLEIPLPKLIGNNQYDFRETSSSLIIFFVSFLVVVSYYFQFSKFFGRIKKISGWQIFAYTIFLMLVSLFPFMTQIDNGIHPAYFTIIYVLYIIVTSRFASLLIKYTYRLNEIIISRHQSRKPWDLIVMSALAIVISSIGYPAYTGIPLLYLPIRSLITSIVYDED; encoded by the coding sequence GTGAAAAAGAGAAAAGTAGCCATTTATGAGGGACATTTACTTGCAACTTTAAAATCATTTACGGATGCTGTTATGTCTATCATTGCAACGATTATGGTTTTAGAAATTCCTTTACCAAAACTTATTGGCAATAATCAGTATGATTTTCGTGAAACAAGCAGCTCACTCATTATTTTCTTTGTGAGTTTTCTGGTTGTTGTTTCTTATTATTTTCAATTTAGTAAGTTCTTTGGACGCATAAAGAAAATAAGTGGTTGGCAGATTTTTGCTTATACAATTTTTCTCATGCTTGTCTCACTTTTTCCCTTTATGACCCAAATTGATAATGGAATTCATCCCGCATACTTCACAATCATCTATGTTTTATATATTATTGTGACCTCACGGTTTGCTTCTTTGCTTATCAAATATACTTACCGCCTGAATGAAATAATAATCAGCAGGCATCAGTCACGTAAACCTTGGGATTTGATTGTGATGTCTGCACTTGCTATTGTGATTTCGAGTATTGGATATCCTGCTTATACGGGGATTCCATTGCTCTATTTACCAATACGTTCTCTTATCACCTCTATTGTTTATGATGAAGATTAA
- the cysS gene encoding cysteine--tRNA ligase gives MKIYNTYSRQLEDFQPIEPGKVKMYVCGPTVYNYIHVGNARSVVAFDLVRKYLEFRGFEVQYISNFTDVDDKIIKAAANENISTKELSERYIAAFYEDTDALNVKRASQNPKATEFIEAMIEFIQELVDKEFAYVSQGDVYFRVSKSKDYAKLANKNLADLLAGASGRTDEETKLKESPADFALWKSAKADEVSWQAPWGAGRPGWHIECSVMSTSLLGETIDIHGGGADLEFPHHTNEIAQSEAKTGQKFVNYWMHNGFVNVDGEKMSKSLGNFTTVHELLQVVNPQILRFFLATTHYRRPVNFTDDALTEAENNIKKIENAYRHLDEQAESNLSALTTFRNDFVAAMDEDFNIANGMTVFYDFVSWVNKGNGGPEVKEFFDQVLEILGIKFKFEQSLDSEIEAMIEARQLAREVRDFAKSDEIRDALKAQGIVLEDTKDGVRWHRE, from the coding sequence ATGAAAATATATAATACTTATAGTCGACAGCTAGAAGATTTTCAGCCGATTGAACCTGGAAAAGTAAAAATGTATGTCTGCGGACCGACCGTTTATAATTACATCCATGTAGGAAATGCTCGTTCTGTTGTTGCTTTTGATTTGGTTAGAAAATATTTGGAATTTCGAGGATTTGAAGTTCAATATATCTCTAATTTCACAGATGTTGATGATAAAATTATCAAGGCAGCAGCTAATGAAAATATCAGTACTAAAGAACTTTCTGAACGTTATATTGCTGCTTTTTATGAAGATACTGATGCTTTAAATGTTAAAAGAGCCAGTCAAAATCCGAAAGCAACAGAATTCATCGAAGCGATGATTGAGTTTATTCAAGAACTAGTGGATAAAGAATTTGCTTATGTTTCTCAAGGAGACGTTTATTTCCGTGTGTCTAAATCTAAAGATTACGCTAAATTAGCGAATAAAAATCTTGCAGATTTACTTGCGGGCGCTTCTGGACGTACGGATGAAGAAACAAAACTTAAAGAATCACCAGCCGATTTTGCTCTTTGGAAATCTGCGAAAGCTGATGAAGTTTCTTGGCAAGCGCCTTGGGGAGCTGGTCGTCCGGGCTGGCATATTGAATGTTCAGTCATGTCAACCTCATTATTAGGCGAAACAATTGACATTCATGGTGGAGGAGCAGATTTAGAATTTCCACACCATACAAATGAAATTGCACAATCTGAAGCAAAAACTGGGCAAAAGTTTGTTAATTATTGGATGCACAATGGATTCGTAAATGTCGATGGTGAAAAAATGTCTAAATCACTAGGCAATTTCACAACTGTTCATGAACTCCTTCAAGTAGTTAATCCACAAATTTTACGTTTCTTTTTAGCAACTACTCATTATAGAAGACCAGTCAATTTTACTGATGATGCACTGACAGAAGCTGAAAATAATATCAAAAAAATTGAAAATGCTTATCGTCATTTGGATGAGCAAGCTGAGTCTAATTTGTCAGCACTTACGACTTTCAGAAATGATTTTGTTGCTGCCATGGATGAAGATTTCAATATTGCCAATGGAATGACTGTTTTTTATGACTTTGTTTCTTGGGTTAATAAAGGAAACGGTGGGCCTGAGGTCAAAGAATTTTTTGACCAAGTTTTAGAAATTTTAGGGATTAAATTTAAATTTGAGCAAAGTTTGGACAGCGAAATTGAAGCCATGATTGAAGCAAGACAATTGGCACGAGAAGTCCGTGATTTTGCGAAGTCAGATGAAATTCGTGACGCTTTGAAAGCTCAAGGGATTGTTCTTGAAGATACAAAAGACGGGGTACGGTGGCATCGTGAATAA
- a CDS encoding Mini-ribonuclease 3, translating to MNKQQAELLNGIALAYIGDAIYEVFVREYLLDKGLTKPAMLQKNATKFVSAKAQAKIISAMDEVDFLTEYELTYFKRGRNAHSKTTAKNTDVVTYRISTGFEAVVGILHLTQQKERLQEFWDFSLKTIEADLV from the coding sequence GTGAATAAGCAACAAGCAGAACTTTTGAATGGTATTGCATTGGCCTATATTGGGGATGCGATTTATGAGGTCTTTGTGCGTGAGTACTTATTAGATAAAGGCCTGACAAAGCCCGCCATGCTTCAAAAAAATGCAACGAAATTTGTGTCAGCTAAAGCACAAGCAAAAATTATTTCTGCAATGGATGAAGTTGATTTTTTGACTGAATATGAATTGACTTATTTTAAAAGAGGGCGCAATGCTCATTCTAAAACGACGGCCAAAAATACCGATGTTGTTACTTACAGAATATCAACAGGTTTTGAAGCTGTTGTTGGAATTCTCCATTTAACGCAACAAAAAGAGCGACTTCAAGAATTTTGGGATTTTTCCCTTAAAACAATTGAAGCAGATCTGGTTTAA
- a CDS encoding DUF1033 family protein, producing MYRVVTMYGTDEPWWFFDGWKEDIVSVDEFDDFYKALKYYKKEWFEMAENFKEFTSKSGLQTAFWKNGDEEWCEDCVGYLQRYHSIALLEDWHAIPLEKKRSGYSKKSGELPERFCSMKTEN from the coding sequence ATGTATAGAGTAGTTACAATGTACGGCACCGATGAACCATGGTGGTTCTTCGACGGCTGGAAAGAAGATATAGTTTCAGTAGATGAGTTTGATGATTTTTATAAAGCTTTAAAATATTATAAAAAAGAATGGTTTGAAATGGCTGAGAATTTTAAAGAATTCACTAGCAAGTCTGGCTTGCAAACAGCATTTTGGAAAAACGGAGATGAAGAATGGTGTGAAGACTGTGTAGGTTATTTACAGCGCTATCACAGCATTGCTTTGTTGGAAGACTGGCATGCGATTCCGCTTGAGAAAAAGCGCTCAGGTTATAGTAAAAAATCTGGAGAACTCCCAGAACGTTTCTGTTCCATGAAAACTGAAAATTAA